The region aaatataatatattaataaacattaaatatagaaatattaagaaactataaaatataaatacattatacggtcattaaaaatattagaactataaacatggagaaaatgtagaatatttacaaagagtaaagaaaaatgaatggatAAAAAGATTACTGAGTCACgttgtataaataacttttaagaCCTTTCTTAAATTTACTGACAGAATTACAATGAACTAAATTTTCTGGCAGATTATTCCACTTATTAATATACCTAAGCCAAAAGGAGAATTTGTAGATGTTAGTTCGAGCAAATGGTGTCCAAATTTTGTAACCATGAGCAGACCTGGTACGACCTTTCGAAAACTGTAAGTAATCATGTAAATTGACTTTagaaaaaccattaataaacttaaataattggACTATGCTAAGAAAGTCACGACGAGAGAGAAGACTTGGCCATCCCAGGTATTCTAAACGTTCATTGTACTCAATGGAACTCCCTAAAATCCATCTTGAGACATTCCTCTGAATTTTTTCGAGTTTATCAGATAGATATTGCTGGTAGGATTCCACACAGGACACGCATATTCAATGGTTGGACGTACCATTGTTTTATAACCAGTTATTATTGCCTCTGAACATTTCCCAAAAGTACGCTTTAGTAAACCaagaattttgttagctttagcaGCAACTGTAAGTACATGCATTTTCCAAGATAGATCGGATGAGAGTATGACTCCAAGGTGTTTATGAGTATGAACTTGATTAAGTGATGTGGAATTGATGTTGTAGGAGCAAAGTGATGGAGTTTTGGACCTTGTAATTCTCATACTTTCACATTTCACAGGATTTaagccccgttcaaacggtcatgatagttgatgatagttgatgatagtttcaactatcattcactatcattgactatcatgtttgcgatcaaacggtccatgatagttcatgatagttgacgAAATCGCGCAATGTGCTGGCGTAGCTAACTGGTACCTAGTCTCCTACCGCGCGCGATtgtaaacaaatatggcggggaTTTGAATTTCGTGACGAAAATGGCTGTGTATCAGCCGAGAAGAGCAGCTATTGCCACAATTTTAGTGGCTGTAATGCAGGATGACATACGTGAAGAGTTGCTGGGCCGCCACAAACGAGGAAGGACGAAAGAGTGGATATGGAGGAGAGAAGAGAAAGGGATGTATCGATTAGTTGAGGAGTTGCGAGCGGAAGACACGGTAGCGTACAAGGAGATGATGAGGATGAATTATGAGACATTTAGCGAAATTTTGATGGCTATTGAGCCCGAGATTTCCAAAGAACAAGTAATAGGCGGACATAAGATCATTAAGCCAGCGGTGAGGCTGACCCTAGCGCTCCGTTTCCTGGCCACCGGCGAGACATTTACATCGCTACATTTTCAGTTCAGAATGGGGAAGGCAACAATATCTTACATAATTCGCGAGGTTTGTGAGGCCATCTGGAAAATTCTCGGTCCAAAGTACATGTCAGTTCCCTCAACCGTGGAAAAGTGGTCCGAAATAGCGAATGCGTTCGAAAGTCAATGGCAATATCCGAATTGCCTTGGAGCAATCGAAGGAAAACATATCAACATCCGTCCACCCACCGGAAGTGGATCGTACTATTACAACTACAAGCACACCCACTCGGTGGTGCTGATGGCTGTGGCAGGACCGAATTATGAGTGCCTGTATGCGGATGTTGGAACAAATGGCAGGATTGCGGATGGGGGAGTTTTTAATAAGTGTAGCCTGCTTCGTTGCCTTGAGGAAGGGACATTGGGCATACCAGGAGACAAGCCACTCCCCTTCGATGAGGAACCTCTTCCATTCGTCCTCTTGGGGGATGATGCTTTTGCACTTCGTCCATTCTTAATGAAGCCTTTTCCCCAGAGAAAACTTACCCTCGAGAAGAGGATCTATAATTATAGGTAGgcttatgttttttttctctctctctctctctttggcTATTTTTTGTTTGTAGGTGAGCTACACACTGGAAAACCCACAACCTTGGTCACAAAGGTTGGAACATTTTGCTGTTCATGAGTTCTGCCCTTCTCCACCTCTCcacatatatagaggatattacatagTGGTgcaaagatatgaattttattttcgaatggtaaaaacaatatttacaaacgAGTGCAGCAAAGgagtaaaatattgttttcaatatgaaagtaaaatactaaaataaaatTCACATCTTCAAACCAGTGTAATTTTCTTTGTATTATATAGGCAAACTGACTGTTTGCACAAACAACCATGAAAAAGTGAGAAATGATATCCTCACGAGTGAAGatatggaaaatacgccactgGGGTTCTGGATGAAGTTGCATATGAATTTTGCaagtggtgtattttccagtaaacaCTTGTGTCTATATAATGAATAAGCAATGTGTAAtttcagaaaatatccatattcCCCCCAAGGAAGGGATCTGTGTTGTGACACCCTCTCTCCTCTGGCTTTTCTCCATGATTTATATGGAGAAAACAAGGCAAATTAACCCCCTTTCCCATAGAAAATTCAAACCTTTCCATGGGGGGAGGTACAAATATTTTGTTCAACTACCCTATTTGAGAGTCAATTTGAAATTTCTCAATATCCGTATACCTTAAGGTGTCAAAATTCTTGCAAACCGCTGTGTAGATATAAAAAATGCCCCAATTTGACgcaaaaatatgctcggatatttatCTGCAAACATTGTCTGTTCCAAGAAGTGAACAGTTTTCTGAGAGACAGCTcaaggaaaactgtgagctttgAGGAATAGATCATATCCAAGGATGAAAGAATATCTGAGCATATTTTTTAAGCCAAAgggaggctattgtgtttattatccttcaaatattttttcacaacatGCGGATCTTTTGACAATTGTGGAATATCACTcagatattccccagttttagctggggcaCATTCAGTCATGTGAAGTGATGAGACCAATAATTTTTGTGTGAGCGAAAATATCCAATGGATTATAAACATGAATATATGGGTCCCGCTAAATGAAAAACAACCTATacttaattttatgaaaattctattttttgTAGTCTGAGATGTCAGAGTTCTAGAATTTTATGTAAACTGTGAGCTCATCGTTAAACCATTGTTGGTTAATTGGCATCCTGTAGATTCCGTCTTCtgaattttcaaatttaaataCCTCTATAGCCTTAGAATTTTTCTCGAAAGCATGAAATTCTATATAACGTCCCTTAATTATATTATGTGCTACACTCTCTCGATCTAAAGAGAACAGATATCGATATTGGCCATTTAATCTGATTCTAGGCACAGTAGAGTTAGGCGGCTGTCAGAGAATCTCTTTGGTATATTTGCCAACCATTGGAGGGTTTTCCTGACAACAATGATGCTTGCACCATCCTTTGTAGAGGTCATTACATTATCAGCACTAACACTTCACAATCTTCTCTGCTCTAAGAAGGCTTCTAGGCAGATTTACTGTCCGAAAGGTCTGACAGATGAAGAAGATGCTGAGACTGGAGAACTCATTCCCGGATCCTGGCGCAGTTCTGCAATGCAGATGTCATCTCTTCCCATACCATCTACTGGCCATAACTCTAGTAATAAGGCCAAGGCAGTGAGAGATGCTTTTACAGAATACTTCTGTGATGAAGGCAGTGTGCCATGGCAGTGGGAAAGGTGTTGAATAACATGTCCTTCTGTACCAGTCAGCTGGAATTGCACTTTTATGGATCTTAAGTTACACATAAGTACATGAAATTTCAAAAGGAGTATGAGATCCATAGTTGAGGCCCTGGATGAGACGTTAGCAAATGAATGCTTTATTATAAATTTTCGTCTTTAATTTTCTACTCTTTGCTATTTACATAATGATAGCCATTTtgttcaataattttatttaaaaaagaaaaatttataaGAGTTTTGATTCAACTCATTTAAATTACATCCAAACCTTTGGAAATGTTCAAGACCCTTTGTTTAAGTACCAATATCATGAGATTTTGCAAAtgtaaattttgaaaattgaacTGCCAGGTTTAATGTTATAAATATTATAGattatttgaaatctatttGACACAACCAGCAAATAATATATATGTTGGGCATATATACATTCAGATTCCAAGGTTCTTATAAATATAGCAATATGgagagaaaatattttttgtaaaaCTATAAAATAATATTGCTCCTTAACTGAATTGTACATAATGAAATTATTACTCCTTAACTTAATTGTAcataaatttaaataaacaagCATAGGTACATAACATGTACAGTGGTACAAAGTCGAGCAAAAACTATTTTGGGTGAGTGCATTCGGGAGTCACTCACCCAaatggcgagtgctctcaaaatTAAGTTTCCAGCACTGCTACTCCTCAATATGAGAGGGCCGCCTGGTATCCATCTGATGCACTCAAGGAAGGGTAGCCAGACTGTCCATGTGATACACTGACTGTGGGGAAAGTAGACTGAGGTGCGTAATTAAAGGATGTGGCCATATTCTCCATCTCCAGATCAAACAGCATGTCTGTTATCCTCTTCTCTGCTATGATCCTTTGCCTCCTATCAAGTGCTTTCAGTTTTTCAGCAACAAAGTTGCCAAATATTTCCTCAGCGATGGGTGGTGGAGCATTTGGAGGTTTATTCTCTTTAAGAACATTAATGCACTCTTTcatcaattcttcttttaccAATAAGTGGTTGTTTAATTTGGTTTGTGGTGGCTTCCTTGGTTTAACTGCTTGAGGAGAAGTGTCTTCATTGTCACTGGCAATCACTAAACTAGGTTTATCAGGGCTCTGAGCAGCGAGGGTGTCACGACTCTTTCTGGGATTCATGCAAGGTACAAGAAACTGGAGCTGCTTCCAGTACCTCCACGTGGGTTCGAATAACTCATCGGTACTTTGGCCAGATTTTACATTCTttattttgttgatattttGTCCCAGAACTTGTCTCAACTTTGTAAGCTGGTTGCTTATGTCCTTCCAGGATCTGTTAAATGTTTCctaaagaaaaaaatcgtgtCTTTGCTTAGGAGTATTACTGGGGTTGAGGCCCGGGGTTGAGGAGGGCAGTAATCCCCATGTGGGTTTTCCTGGGTAAAAATGGTAGGGATGATAAAAATTACCTTAAAATACTGACCCATAACATTTTTCCCATCCTACATAGTACCCCTTGGTACAAAATAAA is a window of Montipora foliosa isolate CH-2021 chromosome 5, ASM3666993v2, whole genome shotgun sequence DNA encoding:
- the LOC138002461 gene encoding uncharacterized protein translates to MAVYQPRRAAIATILVAVMQDDIREELLGRHKRGRTKEWIWRREEKGMYRLVEELRAEDTVAYKEMMRMNYETFSEILMAIEPEISKEQVIGGHKIIKPAVRLTLALRFLATGETFTSLHFQFRMGKATISYIIREVCEAIWKILGPKYMSVPSTVEKWSEIANAFESQWQYPNCLGAIEGKHINIRPPTGSGSYYYNYKHTHSVVLMAVAGPNYECLYADVGTNGRIADGGVFNKCSLLRCLEEGTLGIPGDKPLPFDEEPLPFVLLGDDAFALRPFLMKPFPQRKLTLEKRIYNYRHSRVRRLSENLFGIFANHWRVFLTTMMLAPSFVEVITLSALTLHNLLCSKKASRQIYCPKGLTDEEDAETGELIPGSWRSSAMQMSSLPIPSTGHNSSNKAKAVRDAFTEYFCDEGSVPWQWERC